GTGCGGGCCGAGAAGCTGTCCACGCCGGCCACGGTGGAGCGGGCCAGGGAGTGACGCTGCTCCGCCGCCGTCTCGCTCCGGGTGGCAGTCTCCCTGGTGCTCCTCGTGCTTGCCGCCGCGAGACGGTGCTCTGCCGCGGTTTCTCCTCCCACCCAGGAGCTGGACATGCTGGCGGCTGATCGTGGCCTGGTCCTTCGGGTCTTTCCGCTGCGGGAAACGAGCGCCATCGTCAGCGTCCTCGGACGCAGCCATGGGCGCCTCCGCCTGGTGGGTCGGGGAGTGCGCGCTCCGAAGAGCCGTGCCGGGGCCAGTCTCGAGTCGGGGAACGAGGTCGACTTCGTCTTCACCCTCCGACCCGGGCGAGACCTGGGGAACCTGCGCGAGGTGACCCTCGTCCGGCCTTGGATCGGGGCACTCGGCCGGCTGGAGCCGATGGCGGTGGCCTGGGCTGCCCTCGAGATCCTGGAGCGCGTGTTGCCCGAAGGAGCCCCGGAAGAGGGCATCCTGGACGAGGTCCTGGCTTTCTTGGCCGCCTTACAGGGGAGCTCCGATCGCGCCGCGGCGGTGCTCCGCTTCTACGGCTTCGAGCTCGCTCTCCTCGACCGGCTGGGCCACGCTCCCGAGCTCGGGGCTTGCCGTCTCTGCGCCGGCCCGCCCTCCACGGGCGGCGAGCTCGATGCGGCGGAGGGAATCTGGGTTTGCTCCCGGTGCCAGCCGCACAGCCCCCGACGGTTGCCCCTGCCACCAGCGGCGCACGAGCTGCTCTTGCGACTGGAAGCGGACCCCGAGGTTGCCGGGTTGACCTCCACCACCGTCGAGGCCAGGCGGCAAGTCGGGCGTATCCTTCACCATTTGCTGGCGCTGCACCTTGAGAGGTACCGCTATCCACGCGCTCTCGGACTGCTCAAAAAAGTGGACGCCAGCGTGGACACTTCTCCACCAGAAGCCGAAGTCGAATGATCGCGGTGAGATGCGCAGCCTGACACTGTCTTGACAGTGGACACCAGGGGCTGATAGCATCCCTCCCGTCAAATCCAGCACGAGTGCCCGGGGCTCGCGCCCACCGACCTCTGCGGAGCACGGGCGGCTTGGTTCATCCAAGCGTTCTGGACCTTCGACCCGGAAAGGGGGTGGGGAAGGGAATCGAGCCGTGATTCCCTGAAGGTCTGGCCTCGTTCCGGGGCCCCGTTCTCACCATTTCGAATCGAGTTCCTCGTTTCTCATGTCTTAGGGGGGAGAAGATGAAGAGATACTGGCGTATCTCCTTCGCCTGCTTCTGCGGCTT
This genomic interval from Candidatus Krumholzibacteriia bacterium contains the following:
- the recO gene encoding DNA repair protein RecO, coding for MLAADRGLVLRVFPLRETSAIVSVLGRSHGRLRLVGRGVRAPKSRAGASLESGNEVDFVFTLRPGRDLGNLREVTLVRPWIGALGRLEPMAVAWAALEILERVLPEGAPEEGILDEVLAFLAALQGSSDRAAAVLRFYGFELALLDRLGHAPELGACRLCAGPPSTGGELDAAEGIWVCSRCQPHSPRRLPLPPAAHELLLRLEADPEVAGLTSTTVEARRQVGRILHHLLALHLERYRYPRALGLLKKVDASVDTSPPEAEVE